From a region of the Helianthus annuus cultivar XRQ/B chromosome 5, HanXRQr2.0-SUNRISE, whole genome shotgun sequence genome:
- the LOC118492322 gene encoding histone H4 gives MSGRGKGGKGLGKGGAKRHRKVLRDNIQGITKPAIRRLARRGGVKRISGLIYEETRGVLKIFLENVIRDAVTYTEHARRKTVTAMDVVYALKRQGRTLYGFGG, from the coding sequence atgtCAGGAAGAGGAAAGGGAGGTAAGGGGTTGGGAAAGGGAGGAGCAAAACGACACCGTAAAGTTCTCCGTGACAACATCCAGGGTATCACGAAGCCCGCGATAAGGAGGCTGGCGAGAAGAGGAGGTGTGAAGCGTATTAGCGGTTTAATCTACGAGGAGACACGTGGCGTCTTGAAGATCTTTTTGGAGAATGTGATTCGTGATGCGGTTACCTACACAGAGCATGCTCGCCGGAAGACTGTTACTGCCATGGATGTTGTTTATGCTTTGAAACGACAGGGCCGTACCCTCTATGGCTTTGgtggttag